In a single window of the Pelodiscus sinensis isolate JC-2024 chromosome 18, ASM4963464v1, whole genome shotgun sequence genome:
- the ANKRD60 gene encoding ankyrin repeat domain-containing protein 60 isoform X1, with protein MATNKSNPDPAFWSSPQPKRGKSHDTALSSLPLRFFSIKLHLVETSETFPLSGCYQGLTVRKLKHHLELLTGVPLHFQRLQYLDEVDLPDESTFKYNDIVPGGTIRISIWRQDDWGLLVAAAAEGDLAQLIGLGVVKGSESSTPNSQFMGPAERKEWIAHRAFVALYITSHRGHIDAIQFLLQNGANLHSKTPLGRTALHAATVMGRCDCIDLLLSWGALPFAPDNEGQTAMSLARLWGQKQSERRLFHFQWQQRSTGTVPPSPSQSLH; from the exons ATGGCCACCAACAAGTCCAACCCTGACCCTGCGTTTTGGTCCAGCCCTCAACCCAAGCGTGGAAAGTCTCATGACACAGCCCTGAGTAGCTTGCCCCTCCGGTTCTTCAGCATCAAACTCCACCTGGTTGAAACTAGCGAGACTTTCCCGTTGTCTGGGTGCTACCAAGGCTTGACTGTGAGGAAGCTGAAGCACCACCTGGAGCTGCTGACTGGTGTCCCCCTGCATTTCCAGCGTCTTCAGTATCTGGATGAAG TAGATCTGCCAGATGAGTCTACATTTAAGTACAATGACATTGTCCCTGGCGGAACAATTAGGATAAGCATCTGGCGACAAGATGACTGGGGGCTTcttgtggcagcagctgctgaaggAGATCTTGCCCAG ctaATAGGTTTAGGAGTTGTAAAAGGCTCAGAGAGCAGCACTCCAAATTCACAGTTCATGGGaccagcagagagaaaggaatgGATCGCGCATCGAGCATTTGTGGCATTATATATTACCAGCCACAGAGGTCATATTGATGCTATACAATTTCTCCTGCAAAATG GGGCAAATTTGCATTCTAAAACACCGCTGGGAAGGACAGCTCTTCACGCAGCCACCGTCATGGGCCGATGTGACTGCATTGACCTGCTCCTCAGCTGGGGGGCACTACCCTTTGCCCCAGACAACGAGGGACAGACAGCGATGAGCCTAGCTCGCCtctggggccagaagcagagcgAACGCAGACTGTTCCAtttccagtggcagcagagatcaaCGGGCACCGTGCCACCCTCCCCAAGTCAGAGCTTACATTAG
- the ANKRD60 gene encoding ankyrin repeat domain-containing protein 60 isoform X2 codes for MATNKSNPDPAFWSSPQPKRGKSHDTALSSLPLRFFSIKLHLVETSETFPLSGCYQGLTVRKLKHHLELLTGVPLHFQRLQYLDEDLPDESTFKYNDIVPGGTIRISIWRQDDWGLLVAAAAEGDLAQLIGLGVVKGSESSTPNSQFMGPAERKEWIAHRAFVALYITSHRGHIDAIQFLLQNGANLHSKTPLGRTALHAATVMGRCDCIDLLLSWGALPFAPDNEGQTAMSLARLWGQKQSERRLFHFQWQQRSTGTVPPSPSQSLH; via the exons ATGGCCACCAACAAGTCCAACCCTGACCCTGCGTTTTGGTCCAGCCCTCAACCCAAGCGTGGAAAGTCTCATGACACAGCCCTGAGTAGCTTGCCCCTCCGGTTCTTCAGCATCAAACTCCACCTGGTTGAAACTAGCGAGACTTTCCCGTTGTCTGGGTGCTACCAAGGCTTGACTGTGAGGAAGCTGAAGCACCACCTGGAGCTGCTGACTGGTGTCCCCCTGCATTTCCAGCGTCTTCAGTATCTGGATGAAG ATCTGCCAGATGAGTCTACATTTAAGTACAATGACATTGTCCCTGGCGGAACAATTAGGATAAGCATCTGGCGACAAGATGACTGGGGGCTTcttgtggcagcagctgctgaaggAGATCTTGCCCAG ctaATAGGTTTAGGAGTTGTAAAAGGCTCAGAGAGCAGCACTCCAAATTCACAGTTCATGGGaccagcagagagaaaggaatgGATCGCGCATCGAGCATTTGTGGCATTATATATTACCAGCCACAGAGGTCATATTGATGCTATACAATTTCTCCTGCAAAATG GGGCAAATTTGCATTCTAAAACACCGCTGGGAAGGACAGCTCTTCACGCAGCCACCGTCATGGGCCGATGTGACTGCATTGACCTGCTCCTCAGCTGGGGGGCACTACCCTTTGCCCCAGACAACGAGGGACAGACAGCGATGAGCCTAGCTCGCCtctggggccagaagcagagcgAACGCAGACTGTTCCAtttccagtggcagcagagatcaaCGGGCACCGTGCCACCCTCCCCAAGTCAGAGCTTACATTAG